One genomic segment of Panicum virgatum strain AP13 chromosome 2N, P.virgatum_v5, whole genome shotgun sequence includes these proteins:
- the LOC120659861 gene encoding uncharacterized protein LOC120659861 isoform X4 has product METAGLRSIDESPSPTSLPPMRPSAMLSWAAVALTLAASALLAATPAAVPGRWCHGRRRSQPPLKFLRESRYAGPLQSGSNGMRRRYKPRSGGTLTSSFGRRC; this is encoded by the exons ATGGAGACGGCCGGCCTCAGATCCATCGACGAGTCTCCAAGCCCCACCAGCCTCCCACCCATGCGGCCGTCGGCGATGCTCAGCTGGGCCGCGGTAGCGCTCACTCTCGCGGCCTCggcgctcctcgccgccacACCGGCCGCCGTGCCTGGGCGGTGGTGCCatgggcgccgccgctcccagcCCCCATTGAAGTTCCTCCGTGAATCCAG GTATGCAGGCCCTCTCCAATCCGGATCCAATGGCATGCGGAGGCGCTACAAGCCCAGATCTGGTGGAACACTGACATCATCATTTGGCAG
- the LOC120659861 gene encoding uncharacterized protein LOC120659861 isoform X3, which translates to METAGLRSIDESPSPTSLPPMRPSAMLSWAAVALTLAASALLAATPAAVPGRWCHGRRRSQPPLKFLRESRYAGPLQSGSNGMRRRYKPRSGGTLTSSFGRDL; encoded by the exons ATGGAGACGGCCGGCCTCAGATCCATCGACGAGTCTCCAAGCCCCACCAGCCTCCCACCCATGCGGCCGTCGGCGATGCTCAGCTGGGCCGCGGTAGCGCTCACTCTCGCGGCCTCggcgctcctcgccgccacACCGGCCGCCGTGCCTGGGCGGTGGTGCCatgggcgccgccgctcccagcCCCCATTGAAGTTCCTCCGTGAATCCAG GTATGCAGGCCCTCTCCAATCCGGATCCAATGGCATGCGGAGGCGCTACAAGCCCAGATCTGGTGGAACACTGACATCATCATTTGGCAG
- the LOC120659861 gene encoding uncharacterized protein LOC120659861 isoform X2, translating into METAGLRSIDESPSPTSLPPMRPSAMLSWAAVALTLAASALLAATPAAVPGRWCHGRRRSQPPLKFLRESRYAGPLQSGSNGMRRRYKPRSGGTLTSSFGSCSGTCRRC; encoded by the exons ATGGAGACGGCCGGCCTCAGATCCATCGACGAGTCTCCAAGCCCCACCAGCCTCCCACCCATGCGGCCGTCGGCGATGCTCAGCTGGGCCGCGGTAGCGCTCACTCTCGCGGCCTCggcgctcctcgccgccacACCGGCCGCCGTGCCTGGGCGGTGGTGCCatgggcgccgccgctcccagcCCCCATTGAAGTTCCTCCGTGAATCCAG GTATGCAGGCCCTCTCCAATCCGGATCCAATGGCATGCGGAGGCGCTACAAGCCCAGATCTGGTGGAACACTGACATCATCATTTGGCAG